GAGGCGCTGTTCCGCGTCTTCTCGTCGCTCGGCGCGGGGGGCATCGCGCCCCCGGCAGAGGTGGAGCGGATGAACGCGGAGCTCGCCGCCGCGGGGGCACACCTGTGCGTCGCGCCGGAGGGCGAGGGATTCGGGTGGGGATGGCGGGGCGAGGGGCTGGACCGGGTGCTGTGGCCGGTGGCCAAGGCCGCGGCGGAGCTGCTGGTGTCGGGGGAGCTGGGGCGGATCGGGGAGTGCGCGGGGGACGAGTGCCAGTGGCTGTACATCGACACCAGCCGCAACCACAGCCGCCGCTGGTGCGTGATGAGCGACTGCGGCAACCGCGCCAAGGCCCGTCGCCACTACCACCGCGTGCGCACCGCCGCGGACGCGGGGTGATCGCCAATTTCGAGAAATCAGTTCGTGCATCCGCGCTGCATCGACTTGACGTCATCCTGAGGCCGGCCACACCGCGCTCCATCCCTGCACTAATGCATGCAGGCCGAAGGATCTATCGCCGCAGCAACACGTGACTCGGCGAGATGCGCTGATTCTTCCGCCGCTTCCGGATGATGCCGGAGTCACGGACGTGGGATGCCGAAGGCGGGTGATGCAGAACCGCTTGTGAAACTCCGAGGCTCACATGCGGGGCGGGTTATGGATCCTTCGGCCTGCAAAGTCTTGCGTGGAAATGGATTGCGGTGTGGCCGGCCTCAGGATGACGTCGGGGGGGATGGATGCGTCGATCGCAGTCCCAACGCACTCACGCACTTCCGCGCCATAAAAGAGAAGGGGACCGGCTTGTGGCCGGTCCCTTCGCGTGTCCGTCCGTTGCGCCACGCGGGCGGGGCGTCAGTGCACCGGGTACGGTTCCAGGCGGCCGCCGCGGGACAGCAGGAGCGAGCTCTCGGCGCCGTCCAGGCGCGAGAAGATGCGGCCGGCGCGCAGCTGCTGCAGGAGCGCGGCCGAGTCGCCGTCGCGCAGGGCGTCGTGGCTCACGTGCAGATAGCGCGCGCT
This portion of the Longimicrobium sp. genome encodes:
- a CDS encoding CGNR zinc finger domain-containing protein; the encoded protein is MDGINPFAEKELAGGHLALDFANTLGQHEPEPLSEWLHGYDDLVWWGLRAGVVTKPEAEALFAAARARPGDAEKTFERAIAFREALFRVFSSLGAGGIAPPAEVERMNAELAAAGAHLCVAPEGEGFGWGWRGEGLDRVLWPVAKAAAELLVSGELGRIGECAGDECQWLYIDTSRNHSRRWCVMSDCGNRAKARRHYHRVRTAADAG